A single Malaclemys terrapin pileata isolate rMalTer1 chromosome 3, rMalTer1.hap1, whole genome shotgun sequence DNA region contains:
- the CCN2 gene encoding CCN family member 2 gives MAARMGPSSFAVALLVALLCSEVSGQDCSGQCQCGAGPPPMCPAGVSLVQDGCGCCRVCAKQLGELCTERDPCDHHKGLFCDFGSPANRKIGVCTARDGAPCVFGGMVYRSGESFQSSCKYQCTCLDGAVGCVPLCSMDVRLPSPDCPSPRRVKLPGKCCEEWVCDELREQTAVGPALAAYRPEDTYGPDQAMMMRANCLVQTTEWSACSKTCGMGISTRVTNDNAFCRLEKQSRLCMVRPCEADLEENIKKGKKCIRTPKISKPIKFELSGCTSVKTYRAKFCGVCTDGRCCTPHRTATLPVEFKCPDGEVMKRRMMFIKTCACHYNCPGDNDIFESLYYRKMYGDMA, from the exons ATGGCCGCACGAATGGGACCCAGCAGCTTCGCCGTGGCGCTGCTTGTCGCCCTCCTCTGCTCG GAGGTGTCCGGCCAGGACTGCAGCGGGCAGTGCCAGTGCGGGGCGGGGCCGCCGCCCATGTGCCCGGCTGGGGTGAGCCTGGTGCAGGATGGCTGCGGATGCTGCAGGGTGTGCGCCAAGCAGCTGGGCGAGCTGTGCACCGAGCGGGACCCCTGCGACCACCACAAGGGGCTCTTCTGCGACTTCGGCTCGCCGGCCAACCGCAAGATCGGCGTGTGCACCG CTCGGGACGGCGCCCCTTGTGTGTTCGGAGGGATGGTGTACAGGAGCGGGGAGTCCTTCCAGAGCAGCTGCAAATACCAGTGCACTTGCCTCGACGGGGCGGTGGGGTGCGTGCCCCTGTGCAGCATGGATGTCCGGCTGCCCAGCCCAGACTGTCCTTCCCCACGAAGAGTTAAGCTCCCTGGGAAGTGCTGCGAGGAATGGGTGTGCGATGAGCTCCGAGAACAGACGGCGGTTGGACCTGCTCTAGCTG CTTACAGACCAGAAGACACTTATGGACCTGACCAAGCAATGATGATGCGTGCCAACTGCCTGGTCCAGACCACGGAATGGAGTGCTTGCTCAAAGACCTGTGGAATGGGCATCTCCACCAGAGTCACCAATGACAATGCCTTCTGCAGACTGGAGAAGCAAAGCAGACTCTGCATGGTCAGACCTTGTGAGGCAGACTTGGAGGAAAACATCAAG AAAGGCAAAAAGTGTATTCGCACCCCCAAAATCTCCAAGCCCATCAAGTTTGAGCTCTCCGGCTGTACCAGTGTGAAGACCTATCGAGCTAAATTCTGTGGGGTCTGCACTGATGGACGTTgctgcaccccccacagaacaGCCACTCTTCCTGTGGAGTTCAAATGCCCTGACGGTGAGGTCATGAAGAGGAGAATGATGTTCATCAAGACCTGTGCATGCCACTACAACTGCCCTGGAGACAATGACATCTTTGAGTCTCTGTACTACCGAAAGATGTATGGAGACATGGCATAA